Below is a genomic region from Citrobacter tructae.
GTTAACAATACGCTGTAGCGTGGTAAAGAGATCTGTCGCCAGCATGCCGCGCGTACCAAAACGCGCCGCCAGCACATCCGCAGCCGCACCGTGCGCCACACATCCCGCACACGCAGCATCATACGGGGTAAGCTTCTGTCCGAGCAATGCGCCAATGATACCGGAGAGCACATCGCCCATACCGCCGCTGGCCATTCCTGCATTACCGGCATCGATAATACCTAACGCATTGTGTTCAGAGGCCACAACCGTACCCGCGCCTTTCAGCACCACCACACCTCCGTACCGTTTTACCAGACGTTGTGCAGAAAGTAAGCGATCGTCTTCAATTTCTGTAATGGAACAGCCCAACAGACGCGCAGCCTCACCCGGATGCGGCGTGATCACGCGATTGTGACGTTTATCGGGATTGATTGCCAGCAGGTTAAGCGCATCAGCATCCCAGAGCATCGGTTTACGAAAATTCTCAACTTTTTGCAGCGCTTTTTTGCCCCACTCTTGCTGTCCAAGCCCTGGACCGATGACCACCACATCCGCCCACGCCAGACTTTCATCCACCGTGCGAGGCGTCAACTCGTCGACCATCAACTCCGGGCGGGCAGTCAGAATCGGCGCAATATTTTCACGGCGCGTTAGCACTTTAACCAACCCGGCACCAGCGCGCAGCGCCGCTTCACCGGCCATGCGTATTGCGCCTGCCGTACCGTAGTCACCGCCGATAATCACCAGCCTGCCATGCGACCCTTTATGAGAGGTTGGTTGGCGCGGTGGTAACCAGCCCGCAAGCTGCGAAGCATCAAAGCGCTGAATCGGCGCTTCCTGTTCTGCCAGCCAGGCATCCAGCCCGAGTGAGCTAAAATGTATACGCCCGGTAACATCACGCGCTTTGCCGGTGAACAGACCAGGTTTCAGTGCAATAAAAGTGACGGTATGAGTGGCGTTGATGACTGCACCAGGCGTCGCCCCCGTCTGCGCCAGCAGGCCGGAAGGAATATCGATCGCCACCGCTGGGGCTGTATGGGCATTCGCACGTTCGATTAATTTAACCAGAGGGTCGCGCGGCGCGTGTGTTAAGCCGGTACCTAACAGCGCATCGATAATGACATCAACACCGCCCGGCCAGGTGATATCTATAGAATGAATGACGCCCCCCGCATTCAGCCAGGCGTTACGTGCTTGTTCTGCCTCTTCCGGGAGAGGCTTGTCGCTCTCCTGCGCCAGTAGCGTGACGTGAATACCCGACGCGTTGGCAAGCCTCGCCACGACATAGCCATCGCCGCCGTTATTGCCATGACCGCAGAGCACCAACCAGTGCCGCGCGTCAGGATACGCATTGCGAACAACAAGGAACGCAGCCTCTCCCGCGCGTTGCATCAACTCATACAGCGTCAACCCAAGGCTGTCTGCCGCCTCACGTTCCATCCGTTTGATGTCATCGGCGTGCCAGACGGAGTGTGGTATACTTGCGGGGTTTTTCTTCATTGTATGGTCCGTCATGTCAGAGCCCCTCGATCTCAATCAGTTAGCACAAAAAATTAAGCAGTGGGGGCTGGAACTTGGCTTTCAGCAGGTCGGTATTACCGATACCGACCTTAGCGAAGCCGAGCCCAAACTGCAGGCCTGGCTGGATAAACAATACCACGGCGAAATGGACTGGATGGCCCGTCACGGCATGATGCGCGCCCGCCCCCACGAATTATTACCCGGCACTTTGCGCGTCATCAGCGTACGGATGAACTATCTTCCCGCCAAGGCAGCGTTTGCCAGCACGCTAAAAAATCCCTCTCTGGGTTATGTCAGCCGTTATGCACTGGGCCGTGACTACCATAAGCTACTACGTAACCGTTTAAAAAAACTGGGAGAGTTGATCCAGCAGCATTGCGCTTCGCTGAATTTTAGACCTTTTGTCGATTCTGCGCCCATTCTTGAGCGTCCACTGGCGGAAAAAGCTGGACTCGGCTGGATTGGTAAGCACTCACTAATTCTTAACCGCGAAGCCGGGTCATTTTTCTTCCTCGGCGAACTGCTGATCGATTTACCGCTACCTGTGGATCGACCCATAGAAGAAGGCTGCGGCAAATGCGTAGCCTGTATGACCATTTGCCCCACGGGTGCCATCGTTGAGCCGTACACAGTTGATGCCCGCCGCTGTATTTCCTATCTCACTATCGAGCTGGAAGGCGCTATCCCGGAAGAATTTCGCCCACTGTTGGGTAACCGAATCTATGGCTGCGATGACTGCCAGCTCATTTGTCCCTGGAATCGTTATTCACAGCTAACCGAAGAAGATGACTTTAGTCCACGCAAACAGCTACATGCCCCGGAACTGATTGAACTTTTTAGCTGGAGCGAAGCGTGGTTTTTAAAAGTGACGGAAGGTTCGGCTATTCGCCGCATTGGACACCTGCGCTGGTTGCGAAATATCGCCGTCGCGTTGGGAAATGCCCCCTGGGATGAAGCCGTGATTAATGCTCTGGAAAATCGCAGAGGTGAGCACCCACTTCTCGACGAACACATAGAATGGGCGATTGCGCAGCAGATTAAGAAACGAAATGCATGTGTGATTGAGGTGCAGTTACCGAAGAAACAACGTCTGGTCAGGGTTATTGAAAAGGGTCTGCCGCGTGACGCTTAAGTCATCCACAGCTTGTGTATAAAAATAAAAACACATTGATATTCAAGAGGGAAAAAATCGTCAAGTGATCGCTTTAACAATTTGAAATGATAATTAGTTTATTAATTTCAAATGGTTATAAGGATACTATTCACCAGACGAAGCTTTTTGCATTCCAGGAATATTACCCGACCCTGTGGATAAGTCTGTTTACAAGAGTATGTCAAAGACAAAAGAAAACAGCCCCAACGCGATTATTCGTTGTGGATATGTTTTTTGAGATAAGAATTTGGAGCGGGAAACGAGACTCGAACTCGCGACCCCGACCTTGGCAAGGTCGTGCTCTACCAACTGAGCTATTCCCGCTTGGGTGTGTCTGTGCTGTATAAGCACTTTTCAAATTTTGGAGCGGGAAACGAGACTCGAACTCGCGACCCCGACCTTGGCAAGGTCGTGCTCTACCAACTGAGCTATTCCCGCTTGGGCGTGTCTGTGCTGTATAAGCACCTTTCAAATTTTGGAGCGGGAAACGAGACTCGAACTCGCGACCCCGACCTTGGCAAGGTCGTGCTCTACCAACTGAGCTATTCCCGCAAATCTGTACTGCTTTTGTTGCTGTCGTAATTTGCATTTCTGCATCGTTACGGGAGGCGCATTATACGAGAAATCCGTTTAGCTGCAACCCCCATGAATACGTTTTTTTTGAAAATTCGTTCAAGTGATTACTTTGCAATCAAGATGAACAATTTAGCGTCAAAAAACCGGTGACGCAAGCCACCGGAGAACAAAATCAAAGCTTAATAAAATGTTCGCGATAGTAAGCAAGCTCGGCAACCGATTCACGAATGTCGTCCATCGCCTGATGCGTCCCCTGCTTCGTGAAGCCATCGAGGATTTCCGGCTTCCAGCGACGAACCAGTTCTTTCAGCGTGCTAACGTCCAGATAGCGATAATGGAAATAGGCCTCCAGTTCCGGCATGTATTTAAACAGGAAGCGACGATCCTGACCGATGCTGTTGCCGCAAATAGGTGATTTACCTTCAGGAACCCACTCTTTTAAAAACGCCAGCGTCGCCAGTTCTGCTTCACGATCGCCCATAGTGCTCGCTTTCACGCGCTCCACCAGCCCACTTCCGGTGTGTGTACGCACGTTCCAGTCATCCATCAACGCCAGCTGCTCGTCGGACTGGTGGACGGCAATCGTCGGCCCTTCAGCCAAAATATTCAGGTTGGCATCGGTCACCAGCGTAGCGATCTCAATAATGCGATCGCGCTCGGGATCCAGACCTGTCATCTCCAGATCGATCCAAATCAGGTTGTTTTCATTGCCACTCATGCTATTTTCCACCCTTCAGCGTCACATTCAGTGTGACTATATTCGTCTAAAATTGCGTGTATCATAAATGTTTTGCCCATAATGGGCGACCAGGAGCCAGTCCGATTGAGTAAGAATAAACTCTCCAAAGGCCAACAGCGCCGCGTGAACGCCAATCACCAGCGTCGTCTTAAAACGTCCACGGAGAAGCCAGACTACGACGACAACCTGTTTGGTGAGACCGCTGAAGGCATTGTTATCAGCCGTTTTGGCATGCATGCCGATGTGGAATCTGCCGATGGCGAAGTTCACCGTTGCAACATCCGCCGTACAATTCGTTCGCTGGTTACCGGCGATCGCGTCGTCTGGCGTCCGGGTAAAGCAGCGGCCGAAGGCGTGAACGTGAAAGGGATTGTTGAAGCGGTACACGAACGTACCTCGGTGCTTACGCGCCCAGACTTTTACGACGGCGTAAAACCCATTGCGGCCAACATCGACCAAATCGTCATTGTCTCAGCCATCTTACCCGAGCTGTCACTCAATATTATCGACCGATATCTGGTTGCCTGCGAAACATTGCAGGTTGAGCCCATTATCGTACTCAACAAGATCGATTTGCTCGACGATGAAGGCATGGCCTTCGTGAATGAGCAGATGGATATCTACCGTAATATTGGCTATCGCTTGTTGATGGTATCAAGCCATAAAAAAGACGGGCTGCAGCCACTTGAAGAAGCCTTGACCGATCGTATTAGCATTTTTGCCGGTCAGTCAGGCGTAGGCAAATCTAGCCTGCTCAATAACCTTCTCGGCCTGCAAAAAGAGATCCTGACCAACGATGTCTCCGATAACTCCGGTCTGGGACAACACACCACGACAGCCTCTCGCCTGTACCATTTCCCGCACGGCGGTGACGTCATTGACTCCCCCGGTGTACGTGAGTTTGGGCTGTGGCATCTTGAGCCGGAACAAATCACCCACGGTTTTGTCGAATTCCATGACTATTTAGGTCATTGCAAATATCGCGACTGCAAACATGATACGGACCCAGGCTGCGCTATCCGTGAGGCTGTAGAGAAAGGGGCAATAGCCGAAACTCGGTTTGAGAATTATCACCGTATCCTCGAAAGCATGGCGCAGGTAAAAACGCGTAAAAACTTTTCTGATACTGACAACTGACAACTAAGCTAAGCATCGCTAGAATCGTCCCCTTTTTTCAGGATCCGGCCCGTATGCCGGATCGGGAACAAATTATGGCCTGGAGGCTACCTTGTTAAACTCATTTAAGCTTTCGCTACAATACATTCTGCCGAAATTATGGCTCACTCGCCTGGCGGGTTGGGGTGCGAGCAAGCGAGCAGGATGGCTAACTAAACTGGTTATCGATCTGTTCGTGAAATACTACAAGGTCGATATGAAAGAGGCGCAGAAGCCGGATACCGCCAGCTATCGCACCTTCAATGACTTCTTCGTACGCCCACTGCGCGACGATGCTCGTCCGATTAATACCGACCCGAATGTTCTGGTTATGCCGGCAGACGGCGTGATTAACCAGTTGGGGAACATCGAAGAAGACAAACTGCTACAGGCCAAAGGGCACAGCTACAGCCTTGAAGCGCTGC
It encodes:
- the nnr gene encoding bifunctional ADP-dependent NAD(P)H-hydrate dehydratase/NAD(P)H-hydrate epimerase; translation: MTDHTMKKNPASIPHSVWHADDIKRMEREAADSLGLTLYELMQRAGEAAFLVVRNAYPDARHWLVLCGHGNNGGDGYVVARLANASGIHVTLLAQESDKPLPEEAEQARNAWLNAGGVIHSIDITWPGGVDVIIDALLGTGLTHAPRDPLVKLIERANAHTAPAVAIDIPSGLLAQTGATPGAVINATHTVTFIALKPGLFTGKARDVTGRIHFSSLGLDAWLAEQEAPIQRFDASQLAGWLPPRQPTSHKGSHGRLVIIGGDYGTAGAIRMAGEAALRAGAGLVKVLTRRENIAPILTARPELMVDELTPRTVDESLAWADVVVIGPGLGQQEWGKKALQKVENFRKPMLWDADALNLLAINPDKRHNRVITPHPGEAARLLGCSITEIEDDRLLSAQRLVKRYGGVVVLKGAGTVVASEHNALGIIDAGNAGMASGGMGDVLSGIIGALLGQKLTPYDAACAGCVAHGAAADVLAARFGTRGMLATDLFTTLQRIVNPDVIDVYHDESSNSATG
- the queG gene encoding tRNA epoxyqueuosine(34) reductase QueG, giving the protein MSEPLDLNQLAQKIKQWGLELGFQQVGITDTDLSEAEPKLQAWLDKQYHGEMDWMARHGMMRARPHELLPGTLRVISVRMNYLPAKAAFASTLKNPSLGYVSRYALGRDYHKLLRNRLKKLGELIQQHCASLNFRPFVDSAPILERPLAEKAGLGWIGKHSLILNREAGSFFFLGELLIDLPLPVDRPIEEGCGKCVACMTICPTGAIVEPYTVDARRCISYLTIELEGAIPEEFRPLLGNRIYGCDDCQLICPWNRYSQLTEEDDFSPRKQLHAPELIELFSWSEAWFLKVTEGSAIRRIGHLRWLRNIAVALGNAPWDEAVINALENRRGEHPLLDEHIEWAIAQQIKKRNACVIEVQLPKKQRLVRVIEKGLPRDA
- the rsgA gene encoding small ribosomal subunit biogenesis GTPase RsgA, whose protein sequence is MSKNKLSKGQQRRVNANHQRRLKTSTEKPDYDDNLFGETAEGIVISRFGMHADVESADGEVHRCNIRRTIRSLVTGDRVVWRPGKAAAEGVNVKGIVEAVHERTSVLTRPDFYDGVKPIAANIDQIVIVSAILPELSLNIIDRYLVACETLQVEPIIVLNKIDLLDDEGMAFVNEQMDIYRNIGYRLLMVSSHKKDGLQPLEEALTDRISIFAGQSGVGKSSLLNNLLGLQKEILTNDVSDNSGLGQHTTTASRLYHFPHGGDVIDSPGVREFGLWHLEPEQITHGFVEFHDYLGHCKYRDCKHDTDPGCAIREAVEKGAIAETRFENYHRILESMAQVKTRKNFSDTDN
- the orn gene encoding oligoribonuclease, with translation MSGNENNLIWIDLEMTGLDPERDRIIEIATLVTDANLNILAEGPTIAVHQSDEQLALMDDWNVRTHTGSGLVERVKASTMGDREAELATLAFLKEWVPEGKSPICGNSIGQDRRFLFKYMPELEAYFHYRYLDVSTLKELVRRWKPEILDGFTKQGTHQAMDDIRESVAELAYYREHFIKL